The genomic stretch GCAGTTCGAGTTCCCGCAGATTCTCGCCGCGTACGACGCCACCTGCGCCCACGCGACCGCGCACGGCACCTGCACGCTGCGCCCCCGCGAGGTCTACGGGTACGACTGGGACGGCGCCGCGCCCGGTGAACCGGTCGGGGACGTCGCGTGGCCGTACGAACCGGCCGCCGTGACCACCTGACCGGCAACACCCGGGGTGCCCTTCACGTCCCTGTCACGCCCCACTGAGGCGCGCGGGGGACGCTGGAGGGCATGAGCGACCAGGACAGCACCCCACCCGGTAACATCACGCCCAGCGTGAACCAGTTCGGCATGCAGGACCCCCGCGCGCAGTACCCCGCGCCGCCCTTCCCGCGCCAGCCGCAGGAGGCCCCGGGCACGGTGGGCGCCATGCAGCCCCGCCCGGACCACGGCGAGGAGAGTTACATGGGCTTCGGCCGCCTCAGGGGCCGCCGGGCGCTGATCACCGGCGCGGACTCCGGCATCGGCCGCGCCGCGGCCATCGCCTTTGCCCGCGAGGGCGCGGACGTGGCCCTGAACTACCTGCCCGACGAGGAGGGGGACGCGCGGGAGGTCGTGGCGCTGATCGAGGCGGCGGGGCAGCGCGCCGTGGCGATCCCCGGCGACCTGAAGGACGAGGCGTTCTGCCGGGACCTCGTGAAGCGCGCCGTGCAGGAACTGGGCGGGCTGGACATCCTGGTGAACAACGCCGGGAAGCAGGTCAGCCAGGAGCGCATCGAGGACATCACCACCGAGCAGTTCGACCAGACGTTCCGCACGAACGTGTACGCGATGTTCTGGATCACGCAGGAGGCCGCGCGGCACCTGGGGCCCGGCGCGAGCATCATCAACACCAGCAGCATCCAGGCGTACCGGCCCAGCCCGAACCTGCTGGATTACGCGAGTACGAAGGCGGCGATCGTGGCGTTCACGCAGGCGCTCGCGCAGCAGCTCGGGCCGCGCGGCATCCGCGTGAACGCCGTCGCGCCCGGCCCCTTCTGGACGCCGCTGCAACCCAGCGGCGGGCAGCCGCAGGAGAAGGTGCAGCAGTTCGGGGCGTCCACGCCGCTGGGCCGCCCGGGGCAACCGGCGGAACTCGCGCCGCTGTACGTGTTCCTGGCGTCGCAGGAGAGCAGTTACAGCAGCGGCGGCACCTTCGGCGCGACCGGTGGGCAGGTGCTGTTCTAGACGGGAAGGTCAGCGAAGAGCAAAGGAGTCCCTCGCCCCGGGGCCCTGGGGGCCGCTTAGACTGGGCGGGTGTTCAAGACCGCTTTCAAGGCCCTGCTGCCCCTGCTGGAGCGCGGCGCGCTGACCGCCGACCGCGCCTTCAGCGGGTACGTGCAGCCCCGCCGGGCGCGCGGGAAGCTGCTGCTCCAGCCGTACGTGGGCTGGGGCACCCCGGGTCGCGTGGAACTGCGCGGCCGGGTGCTGCTGCCCCGCACCGTCGCGCCCGCGCGCCGCACCGACCCCCGCCTGCGCAACGCGCAGAACGTCCTGCGCCGCCTGTTCTCCCGCGAGGTGGGCGGCGTGACCGTCAGTGGCGTCCTGAACGGTCAGCGGGCCGCGGCGGT from Deinococcus soli (ex Cha et al. 2016) encodes the following:
- a CDS encoding SDR family oxidoreductase, producing MSDQDSTPPGNITPSVNQFGMQDPRAQYPAPPFPRQPQEAPGTVGAMQPRPDHGEESYMGFGRLRGRRALITGADSGIGRAAAIAFAREGADVALNYLPDEEGDAREVVALIEAAGQRAVAIPGDLKDEAFCRDLVKRAVQELGGLDILVNNAGKQVSQERIEDITTEQFDQTFRTNVYAMFWITQEAARHLGPGASIINTSSIQAYRPSPNLLDYASTKAAIVAFTQALAQQLGPRGIRVNAVAPGPFWTPLQPSGGQPQEKVQQFGASTPLGRPGQPAELAPLYVFLASQESSYSSGGTFGATGGQVLF